The following coding sequences lie in one Cupriavidus sp. WKF15 genomic window:
- the gshA gene encoding glutamate--cysteine ligase has protein sequence MVPHLITALNGPLLELEKKILDATPSIERWFRLEWQEHTPPFYCSVDLRNAGFKLAPVDTNLFPGGFNNLAPEMLPLAVQAAMAAIEKICPDAKNLLLIPERHTRNMFYLQNVARLSLIMRQAGLNVRLGSLSEEITEPTPIELPDGQTLVVEPLARLGTKGRRLGLKDFDPCSILLNNDLSAGIPPILENINEQYLLPPLHAGWSTRRKTSHFAAYDEVAKKFAKLIDIDQWMVNPYFARCSGVNFHERIGEEELADSVEAVLKKVAKKYREYGIKETPYVVVKADAGTYGMGIMTVRDPSEVKGLNRKERNKMSVVKEGLEVSDVIIQEGVHTFEKVNEAVAEPVVYMIDRYVVGGFYRVHTGRGNDENLNAPGMHFVPLAFAPNGIPDSHAKPGAAVPNRFYMYGVVARLALLAASVELEKTDPNPIL, from the coding sequence ATGGTCCCGCATCTCATCACCGCGCTGAACGGTCCGCTGCTCGAACTGGAGAAGAAAATCCTGGACGCCACGCCGTCCATCGAGCGCTGGTTCAGGCTGGAATGGCAGGAACATACGCCTCCGTTCTACTGCTCGGTCGACCTGCGCAATGCCGGTTTCAAGCTGGCGCCGGTCGACACCAACCTGTTCCCGGGCGGGTTCAACAACCTGGCGCCGGAAATGCTGCCGCTGGCGGTCCAGGCGGCCATGGCCGCGATCGAGAAGATCTGCCCGGATGCCAAGAACCTCCTGCTGATCCCCGAGCGTCATACCCGCAACATGTTCTACCTGCAGAACGTGGCGCGGCTGTCGCTGATCATGCGCCAGGCGGGCCTCAATGTGCGGCTCGGGTCGCTGTCGGAAGAGATCACGGAGCCGACGCCGATCGAACTGCCTGACGGGCAGACCCTGGTCGTCGAGCCGCTGGCGCGCCTGGGCACCAAGGGCCGACGGCTCGGGCTGAAGGATTTCGATCCGTGTTCGATCCTGCTGAACAACGACCTGTCGGCCGGGATTCCGCCGATCCTCGAGAACATCAACGAACAGTACCTGCTGCCGCCGCTGCATGCGGGCTGGTCGACGCGCCGCAAGACCAGCCACTTCGCCGCCTATGACGAGGTGGCGAAGAAGTTCGCCAAGCTGATCGATATCGACCAGTGGATGGTCAACCCGTACTTCGCGCGCTGTTCGGGCGTGAATTTCCACGAGCGCATCGGCGAGGAAGAACTGGCTGACTCGGTGGAGGCCGTGCTCAAGAAGGTGGCCAAGAAGTATCGCGAATACGGCATCAAGGAAACGCCGTACGTGGTGGTCAAGGCCGATGCGGGCACATATGGCATGGGCATCATGACCGTGCGCGACCCGTCCGAGGTCAAGGGCCTGAACCGCAAGGAACGCAACAAGATGAGCGTCGTGAAGGAAGGCCTTGAGGTCAGCGACGTCATCATCCAGGAAGGCGTGCATACCTTCGAGAAGGTCAACGAGGCGGTCGCCGAGCCGGTGGTTTACATGATCGACCGCTACGTGGTCGGCGGCTTCTACCGCGTGCATACCGGCCGCGGCAACGACGAGAACCTGAATGCGCCGGGCATGCATTTCGTGCCGCTGGCGTTCGCCCCCAACGGCATCCCGGACAGCCACGCCAAGCCGGGCGCGGCGGTGCCGAACCGCTTCTACATGTACGGCGTGGTGGCGCGGCTGGCGCTGCTGGCGGCCTCGGTCGAACTTGAAAAGACCGATCCGAACCCGATTCTCTGA
- a CDS encoding bacterioferritin-associated ferredoxin gives MGIVIIFDLWYSDVHSSGMPVPPAPKEGVVYVCICNQITDREIHGAVQLGVETLDELAETLGVGTCCGRCRECAHQVLQDGVAAARNAAAATIAGIQVVEISTCSVSTTCTIMDTRDPAVANDRRQALVA, from the coding sequence ATGGGAATTGTTATCATTTTCGATCTTTGGTATTCTGACGTTCATTCGAGCGGCATGCCGGTGCCGCCGGCCCCCAAGGAGGGAGTTGTGTACGTCTGCATCTGCAACCAGATCACCGATCGTGAAATCCACGGTGCCGTTCAGCTTGGCGTCGAGACCCTCGACGAACTGGCCGAGACACTGGGCGTCGGGACCTGCTGCGGCCGGTGCCGCGAGTGCGCCCACCAGGTGTTGCAGGATGGCGTGGCAGCCGCGCGCAATGCGGCTGCGGCCACGATCGCGGGCATCCAGGTCGTGGAGATTTCTACCTGTTCCGTGTCCACCACATGTACCATAATGGACACTCGGGACCCGGCAGTCGCGAACGACCGGCGTCAGGCGCTGGTGGCTTGA
- a CDS encoding HPr family phosphocarrier protein, translated as MLQRDTTIINKLGLHARASAKLTQLAGSFASQVKMSRNGRQVDAKSIMGVMMLAAGIGSTVTIETDGPDEQEAMDALLALIANRFGEGE; from the coding sequence ATGCTGCAGAGGGACACCACCATCATCAATAAGCTCGGGCTGCACGCCCGCGCTTCCGCGAAGCTGACGCAACTGGCAGGCAGCTTCGCCAGCCAGGTCAAGATGTCCCGCAACGGGCGCCAGGTCGATGCCAAGAGCATCATGGGCGTGATGATGCTTGCGGCGGGAATTGGCTCCACGGTAACCATCGAGACCGACGGGCCGGACGAGCAGGAGGCGATGGACGCGCTGCTGGCGCTGATCGCCAACCGCTTTGGCGAGGGCGAGTGA
- the gshB gene encoding glutathione synthase, whose protein sequence is MRILFITDPLETFKTYKDSTYAMMTEAAARGHQLFWCLQSQLSLFGDQVETVATPLQLTGDSHDWFREGTPALTSLKDFDAVLMRKDPPFDMEYVTSTWLLELAESQGARVFNKPRAIRDHSEKLAIGQFPKFITPTLVTRDIARIRDFHAEHRDIIVKPLDGMGGMGVFRVGEDGMNLGAIVETLGEDGRRTLMVQRYIPAIKDGDKRILLIGGKPVPYSLARVPMAGEVRGNLAAGGTGRAQELSVRDREIAEALAPGLWEQGLLLVGLDVIGNYLTEVNVTSPTCFQEITQQTGFHVAAMFIDALERAVGAPGA, encoded by the coding sequence ATGCGCATCCTCTTCATCACCGATCCGCTGGAGACCTTCAAGACCTACAAGGACTCCACCTACGCCATGATGACCGAGGCCGCCGCGCGCGGCCACCAGCTGTTCTGGTGCCTGCAGTCGCAGCTGTCGCTGTTCGGCGACCAGGTCGAGACGGTGGCGACGCCGCTGCAGCTCACCGGCGACAGCCATGACTGGTTCCGCGAGGGCACGCCGGCGCTCACGTCGCTGAAGGACTTCGACGCGGTGCTGATGCGCAAGGACCCGCCGTTCGACATGGAGTACGTCACCAGCACCTGGCTGCTGGAACTGGCCGAGTCCCAGGGCGCGCGCGTGTTCAACAAGCCGCGCGCGATCCGCGACCATTCCGAGAAGCTTGCCATCGGCCAGTTCCCGAAATTCATCACGCCGACGCTGGTGACGCGCGATATCGCGCGCATCCGCGACTTCCATGCCGAGCACCGCGACATCATCGTCAAGCCGCTGGACGGCATGGGCGGCATGGGCGTGTTCCGGGTTGGCGAGGACGGCATGAACCTCGGTGCCATTGTCGAAACGCTTGGCGAGGACGGCCGCCGCACGCTGATGGTGCAGCGCTATATTCCGGCGATCAAGGACGGCGACAAGCGCATCCTGCTGATCGGCGGCAAGCCCGTGCCGTACTCGCTGGCGCGTGTCCCGATGGCCGGCGAAGTGCGCGGCAACCTGGCAGCCGGCGGTACTGGCCGCGCACAGGAACTGAGCGTGCGCGACCGCGAGATTGCCGAAGCGCTGGCGCCGGGGCTGTGGGAGCAGGGCTTGCTGCTGGTGGGCCTCGATGTGATCGGCAACTACCTCACGGAAGTCAATGTGACGAGTCCGACCTGTTTCCAGGAGATCACCCAGCAGACCGGATTCCATGTGGCCGCAATGTTCATCGACGCGCTCGAACGTGCCGTGGGGGCGCCTGGCGCCTGA
- a CDS encoding PTS sugar transporter subunit IIA, with amino-acid sequence MAGILIIAHTPLASALRDCATHVYCGQPQRLEAIDVLPDADPAAVLAEARQRLNAVCEDNGALVLTDIFGATPANIAAKLAEPGRVRVLAGVNLPMLVRAICYRGEKLDQLVAKALAGGSQGVLQVGTTTVQNQTANHPDRYAAEGHHHHQ; translated from the coding sequence ATGGCAGGAATTCTGATCATCGCGCATACCCCCCTGGCTTCGGCCTTGCGCGATTGCGCCACCCACGTTTACTGTGGCCAGCCGCAGCGGCTGGAGGCCATCGACGTCCTTCCCGACGCGGATCCTGCCGCCGTCCTTGCCGAAGCCAGGCAACGGCTCAATGCCGTCTGCGAAGACAACGGCGCGCTGGTGCTGACCGACATCTTCGGCGCCACGCCCGCAAATATCGCCGCCAAGCTGGCCGAACCCGGCCGCGTCAGGGTGCTGGCTGGCGTCAACCTGCCGATGCTGGTGCGCGCCATCTGCTATCGCGGGGAAAAGCTCGATCAGCTCGTGGCCAAGGCACTTGCCGGTGGTTCGCAGGGCGTGCTGCAGGTGGGCACTACAACCGTACAAAATCAAACAGCCAACCATCCCGACCGATATGCTGCAGAGGGACACCACCATCATCAATAA
- the ptsP gene encoding phosphoenolpyruvate--protein phosphotransferase: MSFALHGIPVSRGVAIGRAHLLAPAALDVSHYLVDEDRLDDEVERLRSARAAVRAELAALKRDLPREAPEEMGAFLDVHAMILDDEALSREPEALIRGRRYNAEWALTTRLEELMRQFDEIEDEYLRERKADIQQVVERILKVLAGAPVLAPAPVPALAADGEPAPGVIVVAHDIAPADMLQFRHTVFHGFVTDLGGRTSHTAIVARSLDIPAAVGVQSASELIRQDDWIIIDGDAGLVIVDPSAIILEEYRHRQSERALEKKRLQRLRHTPAVTLDGQEIDLLANIEMAEDAGAALAAGAVGVGLFRSEFLFMNRRGELPGEEEQFTAYRAAVEAMHGLPVTIRTIDIGADKPLDGRGDDFETALNPALGLRAIRWSLSEPGMFLTQLRALLRASAFGPVRLLVPMLSHAREIDQTMELIAQAKRQLDERGVPYDPGLKVGAMIEIPAAVLLLPLFLRRMDFLSIGTNDLTQYTLAIDRADNAVAHLFDPLHPAVLQLIARTIREANHVGVPVAVCGEMAGDPGMTRLLLGMGLREFSMHPAQLLRVKQEVLHADCTRLEPIVDQVLNAYEPEEQAAALRLLAKP; encoded by the coding sequence ATGTCATTTGCCCTGCACGGCATCCCGGTCTCCCGCGGCGTCGCTATCGGCCGCGCCCATCTGCTCGCGCCCGCGGCGCTGGACGTTTCGCACTACCTGGTCGATGAAGACCGGCTCGACGACGAGGTGGAGCGCCTGCGCTCGGCCCGCGCCGCGGTACGGGCCGAGCTGGCGGCGCTAAAGCGCGACCTGCCGCGCGAGGCACCCGAGGAGATGGGGGCCTTCCTGGACGTGCACGCGATGATCCTCGATGACGAGGCCCTGTCGCGCGAGCCGGAAGCGCTGATCCGCGGACGCCGCTATAACGCGGAGTGGGCGCTGACGACGCGGCTCGAAGAGCTGATGCGCCAGTTCGACGAGATCGAGGACGAGTACCTGCGCGAGCGCAAGGCCGACATCCAGCAAGTCGTGGAGCGGATCCTCAAGGTGCTGGCCGGCGCGCCGGTGCTGGCGCCCGCGCCCGTCCCGGCCCTGGCCGCCGACGGCGAGCCGGCACCGGGCGTGATCGTGGTGGCCCACGACATCGCGCCGGCCGACATGCTGCAATTCCGCCATACCGTCTTCCACGGCTTTGTGACCGATCTTGGCGGCCGCACCTCGCACACGGCGATTGTCGCGCGCAGCCTGGACATCCCGGCCGCGGTCGGCGTGCAGAGCGCCAGCGAGCTGATCCGGCAAGACGACTGGATCATCATCGACGGCGACGCCGGGCTGGTGATCGTCGATCCGTCGGCGATCATTCTCGAGGAATACCGCCACCGCCAGAGCGAACGCGCGCTGGAAAAGAAGCGCCTGCAGCGCCTGCGGCACACGCCGGCGGTCACGCTGGACGGCCAGGAGATCGACCTGCTGGCCAATATCGAGATGGCCGAGGACGCTGGCGCCGCGCTGGCAGCCGGCGCCGTGGGCGTTGGCCTGTTCCGCTCGGAATTCCTGTTCATGAACCGGCGCGGCGAGCTGCCCGGGGAGGAAGAGCAGTTCACCGCCTACCGCGCGGCCGTGGAGGCCATGCATGGCCTGCCGGTGACCATCCGCACGATCGATATCGGCGCCGACAAGCCGCTGGACGGGCGTGGCGACGACTTCGAGACTGCGCTGAACCCGGCACTCGGGCTGCGTGCGATCCGCTGGTCGCTGTCCGAGCCGGGCATGTTCCTGACGCAGCTGCGCGCGTTGCTGCGTGCGTCGGCCTTTGGGCCGGTGCGCTTGCTGGTGCCGATGCTGTCGCATGCGCGCGAGATCGACCAGACGATGGAACTGATCGCGCAGGCCAAGCGCCAGCTTGACGAGCGTGGCGTGCCCTACGATCCTGGCCTGAAGGTCGGCGCCATGATCGAAATCCCGGCTGCGGTGCTGCTGCTGCCGCTGTTCCTGCGGCGCATGGACTTCCTGTCGATCGGCACCAATGACCTGACGCAATACACACTCGCCATCGACCGCGCCGACAACGCCGTGGCGCATCTGTTTGATCCCCTGCACCCCGCCGTGCTTCAACTGATTGCCCGCACCATTCGCGAAGCCAACCATGTTGGCGTGCCGGTGGCTGTATGCGGCGAAATGGCGGGCGACCCCGGCATGACTCGCCTGCTGCTGGGCATGGGCCTGCGTGAATTCTCGATGCATCCTGCCCAGTTGCTGCGAGTCAAGCAGGAAGTTCTGCACGCCGATTGCACGCGGCTCGAGCCGATCGTCGACCAGGTGCTCAACGCCTATGAGCCCGAGGAGCAGGCAGCCGCGCTGCGGCTGCTCGCTAAGCCCTAG